The stretch of DNA tttatattaattccaaattaatatacaattaatattattatttcaaaaataataataataatcaagatttattaatttaattaataaatgtaattctgaaattgggattaatattattaattcaaaattaataacacatatatatatatatatatatatttaaaataaactgTTACAGCCCAATTGGGCATTTAATAAAACAGTCCACAACCCATGCCATCGCAGCTCAGACCAGGGCCCTATACCCAATTAGGGTTTGTTGTCTTCCACAGATAGTAGCCCCCGCTGCTTTCGTTCCAGTATGACGGCCGCGCCGCTCAAAGCCCCCGCGCTCGGAGCCACGCCGGAGGAGGAACGCTATGTCACCggctaagagcatccgcattgggcttacttgatagcctacttgatagcttacttgatagtaggggaccacattgagtagaGGAGGCCACAGTGGGGTTatttgatagcctacttgatttttttagtttttggtgtttcacgaaaccaacacctaaactatagAGCTGAAAacataaactatacctagtcGAGATGATCGGAAAGAGTAAAGTAAGCGATCGGAGAACTTGgtatgagagagaaaatagcTGTTGTGTTCAAAAACAAGAGATAGCGTAGTTACAATGCACGAGTGCGGggcctatttatagactacATAGATGGGCAAAAGGGTAAATTTGCCTACAAtgcatgcgccttgcgtgaTCGAAGGATAGAATAGTAATTTCATCTTCACACGGGGGCTCTCCCGCGTTTTCTGGCGAGGGTgccttctctggcgagggtgacttctctgacgagggtgacttctctggcgagggtgccttctctggcgagggtgacttctctggcgagggtgacttctctggtgaagaTGATTCTTCTGACAAGTGTATTTCTTCTGCCCTACTCGTCCCGCTGGTGAAGTCGATTCCTCTGGTTCGCATCCTTTCCCTACTTtacacatattactcctcatcagttttgatttttatgtttttcatttaaatttaattgcttagatttaaataacacaatttaattcaaatttaaattgcattaatttaaaatcctacaacataccaaaaaaaaacctaaagacataatttaaaaatacttaattaaaacctaaaaaacataattaaaaactacataaattaaaatcctactCTAGATAAGTCCACGACGCTTGAGTACTTCTTGGACCATGTAGTTGTGCAATGTCCTTTGTGCatccgtcatgtgcgtcgtatccgtgCTGAGGAGCTTCATATCGAGCTCCTCCCTCTTGAGCTCGTTCTTCTTGGCGTACTCAGCGGTGATTACTTTCAAGTTCTGGTCGGACCAGTCCAACCTCTCCACgaattcgatgcaggaacaattctcGGTGCACAATTCAATCATTGgagattcgatgcaggaacaatttcCGAATTCTATAGTGCTATAGGTGTTTTCTCTCTTGTGATTTTACGTGTatgacaaaagaaatatattcatATACTTATAGTAATATAACCGCGTGTAACCCTAGAATTAATAGGTCGGACTTTTCTTTTGTCTCCAATTAATAATCCAATAATctaactatttattaattaattaagttattagaatatatcaaatatatcataatctagtccataaaatATCTTTCAAACTTGACttcacaaaagaaaaagaaaataaataaaagaataataacACATGAGTTAATGACTCACAGAAAGTTGGTGGTCTTTAGTTTTCATGTTGGGTCATTGCTTGGAATCAGTTCTACACATCTCTTCAATAAAGTAAGCAGCTCAAAATCCAAAATTTTGCTCCATAAGATACTGGTATCCAATCaaatacatattttatttaatttccatttTGAAGTTTGATCATGGAGCAAGTATTCCTTAAACTAGCTAGAAAGCTTTATTATTTTTTGGGTATGTTCTTTCTTTCTTATATAAATTACTTCAAGACTAGAAGATTCTTACATGACAAACTACTTAATTAATTCTGATCAAGTGAGGGAACATCGCAACTTTTTATTTTCTGACACATCTAATCTCTTGTTTATATTCCTTTTCGAGGATAaaattttgtttggaaaaattagaaaataccTTGTATAGTAGTACTATAGATAAGTCGAGCTTGGTACGAGGCATGTGTGTGGGGTAACATGGAATTCCAATTGAGTGAATCTCAAATTCAAGCTTGTTTTATATCCATATCCATTCATTTGAAATCCACCGAAAATTTCTAGTCCTTCTATCCAATTGCACCCTAAGGGGCGTTTGGTTGCCGAGATTAAATTAGTTTGAAATTATCTGAGATTGAGTTGGCTCGAGATTAATTTTATCATAGGAGGTAAGTCAAGACTCATAAACCAAGACTATTCTTATGTGACATTGTTCTAAGATTGAATCACGGGCCGTATCCACCCAACCGAACAAGATATCATAAGATTAATCTAATTCAATCCTATCTAATCCTTACAACCGAACGGCCTCAAAGAAAGAACTTGATTTTTTTCGAAGACACTGAATCATAGTTAGGGGTATTACTGTctttacaaaaaatataatttattgatATTTTTGTCAACTAAGTGGAGTTCATTTTGAGTCTTAaaagaatatttaaaatatatttttatttaattcaatactAAATGTAAGCTacaattcataataatattaatgtaCTATAAGAACATAAGTTGCATTATAATATGTTCTAATTATCTGATTTATTATACCACACTGATTTTATGTAATTATATaagattttaataatttttttgttttttgttggtGTAATTTTTTTACGTATTTGACGCCCTTTTTACCGGAATaagattcagtgtaccatactttatgtctcactttcaattttgtttaatttcttatatatattttctacaatttcaactttttatgcttcaatttaattttgtgattattaactagggtttattctatcaatctagggtatataattattttttatcatttaatttcacttttattagctaataataggttgataaattcaaagtcatggtatatgctttttaaaaattttaattttttgaaataaaaattagatataattcatagtattataataaattttatttttataaaaaatattttaaaaataatagatataagcataagacacagtgacacacataagattgtgggacactggatctcatcccctTTTTACCACATATATATGAATTAGTTTCAATGTAAATCTActacaataatttaaacaacaaaatattacaaaaataaaagagaatcttttcttttaaaagggaaataaaccataaattaaattaattaaatgccGGACATTATTTAAAAATGCTCGAAAGTTGAGCCACACAAAAAGATACTCCATCGTTTTTAAGGGCACAAAATTTGATATTTGCCCAATGTCTGGAATTCAAGATATTTGATTTTAAGCATTAATCAGTTTATCATTTGACCAACACATAAGAGAGTAATGTTATCCAATCACAATAGAGATAGTtataaattgattaaataaaaagattattattattatttttaaataaaaaagatttaattaatttactatTTTGTTCATGTGTTATTTAACTTTTTtctgcatttttttaaaataaaaaatgtgaaatatataaaaaataattgtaaCATGCACAAAATAATACaattaactaattttttttatttattttgaatattttgaCTAGTTTATGACTGGCCATATTATAATTTACTGTTTGCAATCGAGTACGATGCAATTAGCAAACAAAAGAGGAGGtcgaaaatataattaattaacaattaTTAGTTCAGCACTTGAGCACAGCAGCTGCACCAATAAGAAACGTAAAAGAACCTCTTATTTTAACCCCATCTTCACTGAACTGAATCCTCTCTATTTAGGTAACTCTCATCTAAGTTGGGGCTAATACTTCTTTAATATTTGCAGATTATGCACTGTATAATTTCAAGAATCTGATGAAATTTCAGGGGTTTGTGGAAAAGTTCCGTTCGATCGAAAATTGGTGCCATCGATGTTAATGGTGGGATCCCTTTTACGGTTTGGATCAATTGCAGCTTGGGTTTTTCATATTATTGCTTGCATGGGGTAAGTATATTTATTCTCTGATTTTAGCTCACGAAAATTTGTTCgtgtttattatttaataactttgaTTGAGTTTTTCTGTGAATTCTGtgaataagtttttttttttttttgggggggggtggtATATGGAAATTATCTGTTTCAATCTTTTGTTGGTTTTTACTTTAGAAAGTGCAATAGTTCTTGAGATTTTCATGCCtttgatttggtttgattgGATTTGGCTACTATTAGTTCAAATGGTGTGAAAGATTGGAGCTCGATGGATGTGTGTACCTTGATCTGTTTGCAAACAGATGTTTATGCTTATATGGTTTTGTTCTCTGTTTTGACTTCGTGTAAAAACTAGACTGAACTGGTGTAGTTTATGTAAGAGACACACTCTTCCAGATGCACAGTGCATTCGCCCTAATTAAACCCCAATTTGGGGattaataaaccctaattgggaTGGATGCACCTAACATCAGGATGCACACAAGTTTTTGCCTTCATGTAAAAGGGTCACAATTTTGTGCAAAGGTTGTGTCATTGAAGCTACGGTTTCAAGGTAGTGTTGGGTGATCTTCACCTATTAGTGAAGCTATAGGATGGTTGATTCTCTAATTCGTTGGATATTTCATGAATCAGTTGTTAATGTGTGTTAGTTTTATTATGGCATTTGATCTGTATTATAGTAGCATGATTGATTTATTACAATCGAAACAGAGCAGTGGTTGTCTGGGGTGTCATATCAGGCCCAAATTGAATTCCTCGCTTGATGAATTCAAAGGGCAGAATAACCAAGTTTGGAAAAATACGAAAACTACTCTATCTGAAGATTTTTGGACCACCAGCAATTGTAATATGGACAATACTGCTCTGCAGTCTTGTGGAAGCATGTCATCTACCAGCACACTTACTCAGGTCTACGATGCTCATGGTGCTGGATGCTCAAGCACGCCTTCTGAATTCGTAAATCATGGTAAGCATGCTGTCTGATTGCATGTTAAATCACTGTCTGGtctgcatgtgtgtgtgtgctcGCCTGCGAGTGTGAATTCTTTTTGTTGCCTTTATATTTTTTAGCTAGTTGTGCCTTGGTTATTTGAATCTATCCCATTTTCTGCACTCGATGAGTGTTGTCTCCGTTCTTCTTAAAATGCCAAATCCAATTCTCTT from Salvia miltiorrhiza cultivar Shanhuang (shh) unplaced genomic scaffold, IMPLAD_Smil_shh original_scaffold_358, whole genome shotgun sequence encodes:
- the LOC131004278 gene encoding uncharacterized protein LOC131004278 encodes the protein TESSLFRGLWKSSVRSKIGAIDVNGGIPFTVWINCSLGFSYYCLHGSSGCLGCHIRPKLNSSLDEFKGQNNQVWKNTKTTLSEDFWTTSNCNMDNTALQSCGSMSSTSTLTQVYDAHGAGCSSTPSEFVNHGLILWNQNRQKWTWDKKPESRAQLLREPKLSWNATYDSLLSNNKPFDKPVPLGEMVDFLVDVWEQEGMYD